A single genomic interval of Bradyrhizobium japonicum USDA 6 harbors:
- a CDS encoding PleD family two-component system response regulator — protein sequence MSARILVVDDVPANVKLLEARLSAEYFDVMTASNGTEALALASRAECDIILLDVMMPDMDGFEVCRRLKTDPATHHIPVVMVTALDSPADRNRGLEAGADDFLTKPVSDVVLIARVRSLTRLKMMTDELRMRAITSLEIGMQAPERSAVADTGRGGRILLVDDRQSSYERLATILAAEHTIDVEPNPTEALFHAAEGNYDLLIVSLDLNNFDGLRLCSQARSLERTRHVPILAIADPENSTRLLRGLEIGVNDYLLRPIDKTELLARARTQIRRRRYTDHLRDNVQNSIEMAITDALTGLHNRRYMESHLATLAEQASTRGKPLALMILDIDYFKSINDNYGHDAGDDVLREFAVRVRKSIRGIDLACRYGGEEFVIVMPETDLHVAGMVAERLRRSIAGEPFAVHKGTKRIEVTISIGLTTLEQKGEAVADVLKRADTALYRAKHDGRNRVVSQAA from the coding sequence GTGTCCGCGCGTATCCTGGTTGTCGATGACGTTCCCGCCAACGTCAAACTCCTCGAAGCTCGCCTGTCCGCCGAATATTTCGACGTGATGACCGCCTCGAACGGCACCGAGGCGCTGGCATTGGCCAGCCGCGCCGAATGCGACATCATCCTGCTCGACGTGATGATGCCCGACATGGACGGCTTTGAAGTCTGCCGCCGTCTCAAGACTGATCCGGCGACGCACCACATTCCCGTCGTGATGGTCACCGCGCTCGACAGCCCCGCCGACCGTAATCGCGGGCTGGAAGCCGGCGCCGACGATTTCCTCACCAAGCCTGTCTCCGACGTCGTGCTGATCGCACGCGTGCGCTCGCTGACGCGGCTGAAGATGATGACCGATGAGCTGCGCATGCGCGCCATCACCTCGCTCGAGATTGGCATGCAGGCGCCCGAGCGCAGCGCCGTGGCCGACACCGGCCGGGGCGGCCGCATTCTGCTGGTCGACGACCGTCAGTCCTCCTATGAGCGGCTGGCGACGATCCTCGCCGCGGAGCACACCATCGACGTCGAGCCGAACCCGACCGAAGCGCTGTTCCACGCCGCCGAGGGCAATTACGACCTGCTGATCGTCTCGCTCGACCTCAACAATTTCGACGGCCTGCGGCTGTGCAGCCAGGCGCGCTCGCTGGAGCGCACGCGCCACGTGCCGATCCTGGCGATCGCGGACCCCGAGAACTCGACGCGGCTGCTCCGCGGCCTCGAGATCGGCGTCAACGACTACCTGCTGCGCCCGATCGACAAGACCGAGCTGCTGGCGCGCGCCCGCACCCAGATCCGCCGCCGCCGCTACACCGACCACCTGCGCGACAACGTGCAGAACTCGATCGAGATGGCGATCACGGATGCGCTCACCGGCCTGCACAATCGCCGCTACATGGAGAGCCATCTGGCGACGCTCGCCGAGCAGGCCTCGACCCGCGGCAAGCCCCTGGCGCTGATGATTCTGGACATCGACTATTTCAAGTCCATCAACGACAATTACGGCCACGACGCCGGCGACGACGTGCTGCGCGAGTTCGCGGTGCGCGTGCGCAAGTCGATCCGCGGCATCGACCTGGCCTGCCGCTATGGCGGCGAGGAGTTCGTCATCGTGATGCCGGAGACCGATCTGCACGTCGCCGGCATGGTCGCCGAGCGCCTGCGCCGTTCGATCGCGGGCGAGCCGTTCGCCGTCCACAAGGGCACCAAGCGCATCGAGGTCACGATCTCGATCGGCCTCACCACGTTGGAGCAGAAGGGCGAGGCGGTCGCCGACGTCCTCAAGCGCGCCGACACCGCGCTCTACCGCGCCAAGCACGACGGCCGCAATCGCGTGGTGTCGCAGGCGGCGTGA
- a CDS encoding RidA family protein, with product MPKLDHLRPSGLHHNPAYSHVVTASGARTIYISGQVSVDEEGRIVGEGDIAAQTTQVMQNLGHALKAAGATYANIVKITTFVVNYKPELRPIIGKARSAFFEGMEPPASTLVGVSALAAPEWLIEIEAVAVAD from the coding sequence ATGCCCAAGCTCGACCATCTCCGCCCCAGCGGCCTGCATCACAATCCGGCCTATTCCCACGTCGTGACCGCTTCCGGTGCGCGCACGATCTACATCTCCGGCCAGGTGTCGGTGGACGAGGAGGGGCGGATCGTCGGCGAGGGCGATATTGCCGCGCAGACGACGCAGGTGATGCAGAATCTCGGCCATGCGCTGAAGGCGGCCGGCGCGACCTACGCCAATATCGTCAAGATCACGACCTTCGTCGTGAACTACAAGCCGGAGCTGCGCCCGATCATCGGCAAGGCCCGCTCTGCCTTCTTCGAGGGCATGGAGCCGCCGGCCAGCACCCTCGTCGGCGTCTCCGCGCTCGCCGCGCCGGAATGGCTGATCGAGATCGAGGCGGTGGCGGTCGCGGATTGA
- a CDS encoding DUF3572 domain-containing protein, with the protein MKKPVHNPREVAEIVAIQALSFVASEPERLGLFLAETGVGPETLRNAASNPNFLLSVLDFVMRDDATVTAFAKAVELHPTNVAAARQVLGDALGDPSWERDVP; encoded by the coding sequence TTGAAAAAGCCTGTTCACAACCCTCGCGAAGTCGCTGAAATCGTTGCAATTCAGGCGCTCTCTTTCGTTGCGAGCGAGCCCGAGAGGCTTGGCCTGTTCCTGGCTGAGACAGGGGTCGGTCCGGAGACCCTGCGGAACGCCGCCTCGAACCCCAATTTCCTCCTCAGCGTGCTCGATTTCGTGATGCGGGACGATGCCACCGTGACGGCCTTCGCCAAGGCCGTGGAGCTGCATCCGACCAACGTTGCTGCGGCGCGGCAGGTGCTGGGCGACGCGCTCGGCGACCCCTCCTGGGAGCGCGACGTGCCGTGA
- a CDS encoding MFS transporter — translation MPLLQVLRPTLPILIGASIMLTLSMGLRQSLGIFMQPLTHDIHISISDFTLALAVQNLAWGFLQPLAGAMTVRYGFRPIMIVGALMYIVGLILMATANGLVSIMIGAGVLIGTSLACTAAAIAMSVAARAVPETVRSTVLGIVSGAGSLGALLSAPIGQLLNEGFGWRVGLAGFVIMSVLMIPAAWYAGRVDQVPLPKPAADDIGDATAASVAKAAFGNASFAVMTCAYLVCGMQLVFLTTHLPSYLAICGLDPMLSAQTLGMIGGFNVLGSLFFGWAGQRWNKLALLGGIYILRSLALAWYFMLPATSFSTLLFGAIMGFLWMGVGPLVAGAVAEMFGLRWQAMIQGLAFMSHQIGSFLGAYGGGVLYDSLGSYTMAWRIGVALGLAGGIIQVAFALIRPSQPPAPVLRTA, via the coding sequence ATGCCCCTTTTGCAGGTCCTGCGTCCGACATTGCCCATCCTGATCGGCGCCTCGATCATGCTGACACTGAGCATGGGGCTGCGGCAGAGCCTCGGCATCTTCATGCAGCCGCTGACGCACGACATCCACATCTCGATCTCGGATTTCACGCTGGCGCTCGCGGTGCAGAACCTCGCCTGGGGCTTTCTGCAGCCACTCGCCGGCGCGATGACGGTGCGCTACGGCTTCCGCCCGATCATGATCGTGGGCGCGCTGATGTACATCGTGGGCCTCATCCTGATGGCGACCGCGAACGGCCTCGTCAGCATCATGATCGGCGCCGGCGTGCTGATCGGCACCTCGCTCGCCTGCACCGCGGCGGCGATCGCGATGTCGGTGGCCGCGCGCGCCGTGCCCGAGACCGTCCGCTCCACCGTGCTCGGCATCGTCTCCGGCGCGGGCTCGCTCGGCGCGCTGCTGTCGGCGCCGATCGGGCAGTTGCTCAACGAAGGATTTGGCTGGCGCGTCGGGCTCGCCGGTTTCGTGATCATGTCGGTGCTGATGATCCCTGCGGCCTGGTATGCCGGCCGTGTCGACCAGGTCCCGCTGCCGAAGCCGGCCGCCGACGATATCGGCGATGCCACGGCCGCGTCCGTCGCGAAGGCGGCGTTCGGCAACGCGTCCTTCGCCGTGATGACCTGCGCCTATCTCGTCTGCGGCATGCAGCTGGTGTTTCTCACCACGCATCTGCCGTCCTATCTGGCCATCTGCGGCCTCGATCCGATGCTGAGCGCGCAGACGCTTGGCATGATCGGCGGATTCAACGTGCTGGGCTCGCTGTTTTTCGGCTGGGCCGGCCAGCGCTGGAACAAACTCGCGCTGCTGGGCGGCATCTACATCCTGCGCTCGCTCGCGCTCGCCTGGTACTTCATGCTGCCGGCGACGTCGTTCTCGACCCTGCTGTTCGGCGCCATCATGGGCTTCCTCTGGATGGGCGTCGGACCGCTGGTCGCCGGCGCCGTCGCGGAGATGTTCGGCCTGCGCTGGCAGGCGATGATCCAGGGCCTCGCCTTCATGAGCCACCAGATCGGCAGCTTCCTCGGCGCGTACGGAGGAGGGGTGCTCTACGATTCGCTCGGCTCCTACACCATGGCCTGGCGCATCGGCGTGGCGTTGGGCCTGGCCGGCGGCATCATCCAGGTCGCGTTCGCGCTGATCCGGCCGTCGCAGCCGCCGGCGCCGGTGCTGCGGACGGCGTAG
- a CDS encoding DNA polymerase IV translates to MTIPDTAGPRCFCRDCLADLDMGVRRCSACGSPRLVRHRALAGLTIAHIDCDAFYATVEKRDNPDIADKPVIIGGGKRGVVSAACYIARTYGVRSAMPMYRALEACPHATVIPPDMAKYVRVGREVRQAMQALTPLVEPLSIDEAFLDLSGTERVHGMVPAKVLARFARNIERDIGISVSVGLSCNKFLAKIASDLDKPRGFAALDQEEARSMLAEKPVGFIFGVGPATQERLVQRGFRIIADLQKADEIEMMRQFPSEGRRLWRLARGIDDRRVEPDRGAKTISSETTFETDIRDFATLEKILWRLCEKTSSRLKGSELAGSTVTLKLKTADFRQRTRSQSIAGPTQLAAKIFSICREMLAKEIDGTAFRLMGAGVSALREGSPADDTDMLDRRAAHAERAVDSLRKKFGNSAVIRGIAYDGPETGQQE, encoded by the coding sequence GTGACCATCCCCGATACGGCCGGCCCCCGCTGCTTCTGCCGGGATTGTCTGGCCGATCTGGATATGGGCGTGCGGCGCTGCTCCGCCTGCGGTTCCCCTCGCCTCGTCCGCCACCGCGCGCTCGCAGGCCTGACCATCGCCCATATCGACTGCGACGCCTTCTATGCGACGGTCGAGAAGCGCGACAATCCTGACATCGCCGACAAGCCCGTCATCATCGGCGGGGGCAAGCGCGGCGTGGTGTCGGCCGCCTGCTACATCGCGCGGACCTATGGCGTGCGCTCGGCCATGCCGATGTACAGGGCGCTCGAGGCCTGCCCGCACGCGACCGTGATCCCGCCCGACATGGCGAAATACGTCCGCGTCGGCCGCGAGGTGCGCCAGGCCATGCAGGCGCTGACGCCGCTGGTCGAACCCCTCTCGATCGACGAGGCCTTTCTCGATCTCTCGGGCACCGAGCGGGTGCACGGCATGGTTCCGGCCAAGGTGCTGGCGCGGTTCGCGCGCAACATCGAGCGCGACATCGGCATCTCCGTCTCGGTCGGCCTGTCCTGCAACAAGTTCCTGGCCAAGATCGCCTCCGACCTCGACAAGCCGCGCGGCTTTGCCGCGCTCGATCAGGAGGAAGCCCGTTCGATGCTGGCGGAGAAGCCGGTCGGCTTCATCTTCGGCGTCGGCCCGGCCACGCAGGAGCGCCTGGTGCAGCGCGGCTTTCGCATCATCGCCGACCTGCAAAAGGCCGACGAGATCGAGATGATGCGACAGTTTCCGAGCGAGGGCCGCAGGCTGTGGCGGCTCGCCCGCGGTATCGACGACCGCCGCGTCGAGCCCGATCGGGGCGCCAAGACGATTTCGAGCGAAACCACGTTCGAGACCGACATCCGCGATTTCGCGACGCTGGAGAAAATCCTGTGGCGGCTCTGCGAGAAGACGTCGTCGCGGCTGAAGGGCAGCGAGCTTGCCGGCTCGACCGTGACGCTGAAACTGAAGACCGCCGATTTCCGCCAGCGCACCCGCTCGCAGTCGATCGCAGGTCCGACGCAGCTTGCCGCCAAGATCTTCTCGATCTGCCGCGAGATGCTGGCGAAGGAGATCGACGGCACCGCCTTCCGCCTGATGGGCGCCGGCGTCAGCGCGCTGCGCGAGGGTTCGCCCGCCGACGACACCGATATGCTCGACCGCCGTGCCGCGCATGCCGAGCGCGCGGTGGACAGTCTGCGCAAGAAGTTCGGCAACTCCGCCGTCATTCGCGGTATCGCGTATGATGGCCCTGAAACAGGACAGCAGGAGTGA
- a CDS encoding Imm50 family immunity protein: MTYDEIAGGAELVRWFGQEPTFHDAEILSLHLRRKGQSSLCLHGWINTGEVGQDGYYVLDRHAIVTFTLTEVVDLKLDGFSRQNVIGGLVLRRAPDRADRYGYFSPLPQDIEVELEPCYGLDGFIRARSVSIEFKPGKPDGQDD; this comes from the coding sequence GTGACCTATGACGAGATAGCCGGGGGCGCCGAGCTTGTAAGGTGGTTTGGCCAGGAGCCGACCTTTCACGACGCCGAGATCCTCAGCCTGCACCTGCGCCGCAAAGGGCAAAGCTCCCTTTGTCTCCATGGCTGGATTAACACAGGTGAGGTGGGGCAGGACGGCTACTACGTGCTCGATCGGCACGCCATCGTGACGTTCACGCTCACCGAGGTCGTGGACCTGAAGCTCGACGGTTTCAGCCGCCAGAATGTCATTGGCGGGCTGGTGTTACGGCGCGCGCCTGATCGTGCCGATCGTTACGGCTACTTTAGTCCGCTCCCGCAAGACATTGAGGTCGAGCTTGAGCCTTGCTACGGCCTCGACGGCTTCATCCGGGCGCGCTCAGTTTCCATAGAATTCAAGCCAGGCAAGCCGGACGGTCAGGACGACTGA
- a CDS encoding ACT domain-containing protein, with protein sequence MTGERDLDALLRNMKPELLDGTFVFCMIPPSEPIPAGVNPLLTFREQEGTTLVILREEAEASGLRYAFASRLITLTVHSALDAVGFLAAVTARLAEAGISVNAVSAFHHDHLFVPADRADKAMAVLRAMPAAK encoded by the coding sequence GTGACAGGCGAACGCGACCTCGACGCGCTGTTGAGGAACATGAAGCCGGAGCTGCTGGACGGCACCTTCGTGTTTTGCATGATCCCACCCAGCGAGCCCATTCCCGCAGGGGTCAACCCGCTGCTCACGTTCCGCGAGCAGGAAGGAACCACGCTGGTGATCCTGCGCGAAGAAGCCGAGGCGTCAGGCTTACGCTACGCGTTCGCCTCGCGCCTGATCACCCTGACGGTTCACTCCGCACTCGATGCGGTGGGCTTCCTGGCTGCAGTCACGGCGCGGCTGGCCGAAGCCGGCATCAGCGTGAATGCGGTGTCGGCCTTCCACCACGATCATCTTTTCGTACCTGCCGACAGGGCCGATAAAGCGATGGCTGTTTTGCGAGCTATGCCCGCAGCAAAGTAG
- a CDS encoding response regulator produces MAKTVLIVEDNELNMKLFRDLLEAHGYQTSGTSNGYEALDLVRKMRPDLVLMDIQLPQVSGLEVTRWIKDDPELRAIPVVAVTAFAMKGDEERIREGGCEAYLSKPISVGKFIETVRRFIG; encoded by the coding sequence ATGGCTAAGACCGTCCTGATCGTGGAAGACAACGAGCTCAACATGAAGCTCTTCCGCGACCTGTTGGAGGCACACGGTTACCAGACCTCCGGCACCAGCAACGGCTACGAGGCGCTCGATCTCGTGCGCAAGATGCGCCCCGACCTCGTGCTGATGGATATCCAATTGCCGCAGGTGTCGGGCCTCGAGGTCACGCGCTGGATCAAGGACGATCCGGAGCTGCGCGCCATTCCCGTCGTCGCGGTCACGGCGTTCGCGATGAAGGGCGACGAAGAGCGCATCCGCGAGGGCGGCTGCGAGGCCTATTTGTCCAAGCCGATCTCGGTCGGCAAATTCATTGAGACGGTCCGGCGTTTTATCGGATAG
- a CDS encoding cell envelope integrity EipB family protein, whose amino-acid sequence MVHLFRTSLGVMALAAAAFGAGGGAQAASGPFLAHQALYDLSLVKSRSNSVNSARGRILYNFTGSSCEGYTSEFRQVSELDSGEGKITLSDLRSNSWEDAAGKSYRFKIETRMNETDAGRVDGSAERDGDHINVKLKLPAPKSFTLDGKIVFPTEQIQHIIAAAKDGKSLLELSVYDGSDDGQKVYNTLTVIGQPIPADRTASPDASTSDEHMKSLKRWPVTVSYFDRDAQQKEGEQTPVYAMAFELYENGVSRQLVLDYNDFVISGAMGKFDAKDSKPCN is encoded by the coding sequence ATGGTGCACCTTTTCCGGACTTCGCTCGGTGTGATGGCGCTCGCGGCGGCTGCTTTCGGCGCAGGCGGTGGAGCGCAGGCTGCCAGCGGTCCGTTCCTTGCGCACCAGGCGCTCTATGACCTCAGCCTCGTCAAATCGCGCTCCAATTCGGTCAACAGCGCGCGCGGCCGCATCCTCTACAATTTCACGGGAAGTTCGTGCGAGGGCTACACCTCCGAATTCCGCCAGGTCTCCGAGCTCGACAGCGGCGAGGGCAAGATCACGCTGAGCGACCTCCGCTCCAACTCCTGGGAAGACGCCGCGGGAAAAAGCTACCGCTTCAAGATCGAGACGCGGATGAACGAGACCGATGCCGGCCGGGTCGACGGTTCGGCCGAGCGCGACGGTGACCACATCAACGTCAAGCTGAAGCTGCCGGCGCCGAAGAGCTTCACCCTCGACGGCAAGATCGTGTTCCCGACCGAGCAGATCCAGCACATCATTGCCGCCGCCAAGGACGGCAAGTCGCTGCTCGAGCTGTCGGTCTATGACGGCTCCGACGACGGCCAGAAGGTCTACAATACGCTGACCGTGATTGGTCAGCCGATTCCTGCCGACCGCACCGCGTCGCCGGATGCATCGACGTCGGACGAGCACATGAAGTCGCTCAAGCGCTGGCCGGTCACCGTGAGCTATTTCGACCGCGACGCCCAGCAGAAGGAAGGCGAGCAGACGCCGGTCTACGCGATGGCGTTCGAGCTCTACGAAAACGGCGTTTCGCGCCAGCTCGTGCTCGATTACAACGATTTCGTGATTTCCGGCGCGATGGGCAAGTTTGACGCGAAGGACAGCAAGCCCTGCAATTGA
- a CDS encoding RNA polymerase sigma factor region1.1 domain-containing protein, which translates to MSVPDIIRRANEIGERNGKITFDELNQLCGRELDPEDIERIVDALSEAGVWFEAE; encoded by the coding sequence ATGAGCGTGCCGGACATCATTCGGCGAGCTAACGAAATTGGTGAACGGAACGGCAAGATCACCTTTGATGAACTGAACCAACTATGTGGCCGTGAGCTAGATCCCGAGGACATTGAACGCATTGTAGATGCTCTCAGCGAAGCGGGAGTTTGGTTTGAGGCAGAGTGA
- a CDS encoding BA14K family protein, protein MTGLKILAAVALLSGLTASAAYAQSGFASSHPDTYEAENPNRNLNGTLTPAGRLGLELPDGAAPAQGADSAMARADGTASRSCAERYRSYDPATGTYLGWDGNRHICR, encoded by the coding sequence ATGACTGGACTTAAAATTCTCGCTGCCGTGGCTTTGTTGTCGGGCCTGACCGCAAGCGCCGCCTACGCGCAATCCGGCTTTGCGAGCAGCCATCCCGATACGTACGAGGCCGAGAACCCCAATCGCAACCTGAACGGCACGCTGACGCCGGCCGGTCGGCTGGGCCTCGAGTTGCCGGACGGCGCAGCTCCTGCGCAAGGCGCGGACAGCGCCATGGCTCGCGCGGATGGCACTGCTTCACGTTCCTGCGCGGAGCGTTATCGGTCCTACGATCCGGCGACGGGCACCTATCTCGGGTGGGACGGCAACCGCCATATTTGCAGGTAA
- a CDS encoding DUF1254 domain-containing protein produces the protein MPHPIWLLQQKGGFMNVIDRRLVLAIGLTCFTAIPPANAQSISPTEAQQIAEDAYVYGYSLITTEVTRVQMSNVPKVEGFTSPTGQFVNVPRYPPADYRGVSAPNADTLYSVAWLDLTEPQVFSHPDMGDRFYLFEITDLWMSDSTDSPSKRTASGKAANYLFTGPGWKGEVPADMKHFPMATRYMVILGRTYADGSEADYRAVNALQAQYKITPLSAWGKPYAPVAPPVNPSPGFSMTDKPQTVILGMGTEGYFNLMAQLMAAAAPAPAADAPMLASMAKIGIAPGKPFEMSKLDPAVQQALKDIPRTALKKIEANKENLGGVVDGWSITKGLGTYGPSDYMKRAVVAAFGWPANQERDAVYPNTEKDSAGQKLTGANKYTLTFQKGATPPVNGFWSFTMYMIDQGWWFVPNPLNRFTVSMRDNPKFDADGSLTLYFQNESPGADKEANWLPAPKGDFVLMLRMYWPKDTPPSIIDGSWKVPQVVKVN, from the coding sequence GTGCCTCATCCCATTTGGCTGCTGCAGCAAAAAGGTGGCTTCATGAACGTAATTGATCGACGTCTGGTCCTCGCTATCGGCTTGACTTGCTTCACAGCGATCCCACCCGCAAACGCGCAATCCATATCGCCGACCGAAGCACAGCAGATTGCGGAGGATGCGTACGTTTATGGCTATTCACTCATCACAACCGAAGTTACGCGGGTGCAGATGAGCAACGTGCCAAAAGTAGAAGGCTTCACAAGCCCGACCGGACAGTTCGTCAACGTTCCCCGCTATCCGCCGGCGGATTATCGAGGCGTTTCCGCGCCCAATGCCGACACACTCTATTCGGTTGCTTGGCTTGATCTCACCGAGCCGCAAGTGTTCAGTCACCCGGATATGGGCGACCGTTTCTACCTCTTCGAGATCACTGATCTCTGGATGTCGGATTCCACGGACTCGCCGAGCAAGCGGACAGCCAGCGGAAAGGCCGCCAATTACTTGTTCACTGGCCCGGGCTGGAAGGGCGAGGTGCCGGCGGATATGAAGCACTTCCCAATGGCGACGCGCTACATGGTCATTCTCGGCCGCACCTACGCCGATGGTAGCGAGGCTGACTACAGGGCCGTCAACGCGCTGCAGGCGCAGTACAAGATCACGCCGCTTTCTGCTTGGGGCAAGCCATACGCGCCGGTAGCGCCGCCGGTGAATCCTAGTCCTGGCTTCAGCATGACCGACAAGCCGCAGACGGTCATTCTCGGCATGGGAACGGAGGGATACTTCAACCTGATGGCCCAGCTGATGGCTGCGGCAGCACCAGCGCCAGCGGCGGATGCACCGATGCTCGCGAGCATGGCAAAGATCGGCATCGCGCCCGGCAAGCCGTTCGAGATGAGCAAGCTTGATCCAGCAGTGCAGCAAGCCCTGAAGGACATTCCCCGGACAGCTCTGAAAAAGATCGAGGCTAACAAGGAGAACCTCGGTGGCGTAGTCGACGGCTGGTCGATCACAAAAGGTCTCGGTACTTACGGCCCCTCCGACTACATGAAACGAGCAGTGGTTGCGGCCTTTGGCTGGCCCGCCAACCAGGAGCGCGACGCGGTCTATCCGAATACCGAAAAAGATTCGGCAGGACAGAAGCTGACCGGTGCGAACAAGTACACCTTGACTTTCCAGAAGGGGGCGACACCGCCCGTCAACGGCTTCTGGTCCTTCACAATGTACATGATCGATCAGGGCTGGTGGTTTGTCCCCAATCCACTGAACAGGTTCACCGTCAGTATGCGCGATAATCCGAAGTTCGATGCCGACGGCTCATTGACCCTCTACTTCCAAAACGAGTCTCCGGGCGCAGACAAAGAAGCGAACTGGCTGCCGGCGCCGAAGGGCGACTTCGTCCTGATGCTGCGGATGTACTGGCCGAAGGACACTCCGCCTTCGATCATCGATGGGAGCTGGAAAGTGCCGCAGGTAGTCAAGGTCAACTGA
- a CDS encoding TetR/AcrR family transcriptional regulator, with protein sequence MKERILETADKLFYLQGIRAIGVDTIAAEIGISKRTLYNHFPSKDALIAAYLERRFVKPRPSDKPPAEQILGTFDSLERRFAAKDFRGCPFVNAVAELGPKDRAVKKIAIAFKESRRVWFRERLNELGVADAEALATQLVLLVDGSIAQDLVRDDPAMARAAKEAAKVLLRNAGWM encoded by the coding sequence ATGAAGGAGCGGATCCTCGAGACCGCCGACAAGCTGTTCTATCTGCAAGGCATTCGCGCCATCGGCGTCGATACCATCGCGGCCGAGATCGGCATCTCCAAGCGCACGCTCTACAACCACTTCCCCTCCAAGGACGCGCTGATCGCGGCCTATCTGGAGCGCCGCTTCGTCAAGCCGCGCCCCTCCGACAAGCCACCGGCCGAGCAGATTCTTGGCACCTTCGATTCGCTGGAGCGGCGCTTTGCGGCCAAGGATTTTCGCGGCTGCCCGTTCGTCAATGCGGTCGCCGAGCTCGGGCCAAAGGACCGCGCCGTGAAGAAGATCGCAATCGCCTTCAAGGAAAGCCGCCGCGTCTGGTTTCGCGAGCGGTTGAACGAGCTCGGCGTCGCCGATGCCGAGGCGCTGGCGACGCAGCTCGTGCTCCTGGTCGACGGCTCGATCGCCCAGGATCTCGTGCGCGACGACCCCGCGATGGCGCGCGCCGCGAAGGAAGCGGCGAAGGTGCTGCTGCGGAATGCGGGGTGGATGTAG
- a CDS encoding SDR family NAD(P)-dependent oxidoreductase — protein sequence MKELAGKTVFVTGAASGIGLGIATAFAQAGAKVMLCDIEEAALSAALEQLRLTNVDVDGVKADVSLKAELVAAAEATTARYGKVHILVNNAGVGGGGPYGAWTEASWNWTLGVNLMATIWGIEIFGPLIEQHGEGGHIVSTASIAGLISGESNAYNVSKYGVVALSEGLRRELAPRGIGVSVLCPGVIRTQIMNSRRNLPKRFEGGLPALPTSGPRAEWINMLRERISQGIDPDYVGELVREGVEKDLPYIFTDLEFEPMIEARFAAIKQGFDHIRGRTPKR from the coding sequence GTGAAGGAACTCGCTGGAAAGACTGTGTTCGTGACCGGTGCAGCGTCAGGCATTGGACTGGGGATCGCGACCGCCTTCGCCCAGGCGGGCGCGAAGGTCATGCTTTGCGACATTGAAGAAGCGGCTCTATCCGCAGCGCTCGAGCAACTGAGGCTCACCAACGTCGATGTCGACGGCGTGAAAGCGGACGTTTCACTCAAAGCCGAACTCGTGGCGGCCGCCGAAGCCACGACTGCCCGCTATGGCAAGGTGCATATCCTCGTCAACAACGCGGGCGTCGGCGGCGGTGGGCCTTATGGCGCCTGGACCGAGGCGTCGTGGAACTGGACCTTGGGCGTCAACCTGATGGCGACCATTTGGGGCATCGAGATTTTCGGGCCGTTGATCGAGCAGCATGGCGAGGGTGGACACATCGTCTCCACAGCCTCGATCGCTGGCCTCATTTCAGGAGAGAGCAATGCATACAACGTCTCCAAGTATGGCGTTGTCGCGCTGTCCGAGGGACTGCGGCGTGAACTCGCGCCCCGAGGGATTGGCGTATCGGTGCTGTGTCCAGGGGTCATCCGCACTCAAATCATGAACTCGAGACGCAATCTCCCCAAGCGCTTCGAGGGGGGGCTCCCTGCCTTGCCGACTTCAGGCCCACGTGCCGAGTGGATCAATATGCTCCGGGAGCGCATCTCTCAGGGCATAGACCCCGACTATGTCGGTGAACTCGTCCGCGAAGGCGTCGAAAAGGACTTGCCCTATATCTTCACCGACCTCGAATTTGAGCCGATGATCGAAGCGCGCTTCGCCGCAATCAAGCAAGGCTTTGACCACATCCGCGGCCGCACCCCGAAACGTTGA